CGCAACCTTTGGTATGTTGAAGTTTTCTGCTCTCCGTCGTGAGGTTCGTATTCAGAATGAGGACGGAACGGTATCAGACGAAATTAAGGAGCGTACCTATGATTTAAAATCAAGAGGTCAGGGGTGCATGATTCAGGTCAGTATTCCTGCTACCGTACCGCTGAAAGAGTTTGATTATAACGCAGAGGTGGAACTTGTGAATCCGGTGGCGGATACGGTGGCAACGGCTACCTTTCAAGGGGCAAATGTGGACTGGTATATCAAGGCAGAGGATATTGTCTTGAAAAAGGGTGCTGCTTCTGCCGGAAATCCGCAGCCGCCGAAAAAGGATATGCCTGCCGGAAAGTAAAAGTTCCTATTAAGCAGGAGCTTTCAAATAAAAGAAAAGGAGTGATTCAGACATGAAACAGTTTTTCTTCCGTGGGAAACGGATTCGCCCCACGGACAAGGATTTAGTTTTCCATGTTACCCTTGCCGCCCTGCTTCCGGTTTTTCTGCTGATTGTTCTGCTGTTTCATAGCAAGGCAATCCTGCAGATAGACTGGAAGAACAGCTCTCTTTTGCAGATAAGCAACATCAGTTTCCCGTATCTGCTTATCAGT
The nucleotide sequence above comes from Anaerocolumna cellulosilytica. Encoded proteins:
- a CDS encoding YdcP family protein, translating into MRLANGIVIDKDATFGMLKFSALRREVRIQNEDGTVSDEIKERTYDLKSRGQGCMIQVSIPATVPLKEFDYNAEVELVNPVADTVATATFQGANVDWYIKAEDIVLKKGAASAGNPQPPKKDMPAGK